One genomic region from Arenicella chitinivorans encodes:
- a CDS encoding SPOR domain-containing protein: MSKSTTTPEEKGLEFNLKHRVTGAAVLLFFGALVIPWLLGPPSAASKAGVDEMVDEEATLASAKEIERVLLGPDAQTAEVPEETVYISKITPLDGTSQTQEDEAATTKQVDSKAEKVAELNDDASSSSSEAVTKKTPEVAKQATTKTETKPTQKPVDDAKQVAVKQGQTEQKAREKALLAALEAESKTEANKNLTVGWIVQVGLFVEKSGAQAQVNALKEKGFSAHTTVVDTNRGPKTGTRVWIGPFEKRTDAESHNQQLRAKMGKAGFIRVYP; this comes from the coding sequence ATGAGTAAAAGTACAACAACACCAGAAGAAAAAGGCCTGGAGTTCAATCTAAAGCACCGTGTTACCGGCGCGGCCGTGCTTCTGTTCTTTGGTGCGTTGGTGATTCCGTGGTTGTTGGGGCCGCCGAGTGCTGCCAGCAAGGCAGGCGTTGATGAAATGGTTGACGAGGAAGCGACGTTGGCCTCTGCAAAAGAAATCGAACGAGTACTGCTTGGGCCCGATGCGCAAACGGCGGAGGTGCCAGAAGAAACCGTCTATATTTCGAAGATTACCCCGTTGGACGGAACGTCGCAGACTCAGGAGGACGAAGCTGCGACCACCAAGCAGGTGGACTCCAAAGCAGAGAAAGTCGCTGAGCTGAATGACGATGCATCGTCATCTAGCTCTGAGGCGGTCACCAAAAAAACGCCTGAAGTGGCAAAACAAGCTACTACAAAAACAGAGACTAAGCCGACTCAAAAGCCCGTTGACGATGCCAAGCAAGTAGCGGTTAAGCAAGGACAGACCGAGCAGAAAGCACGCGAAAAAGCGTTGTTGGCAGCATTAGAGGCAGAAAGTAAAACCGAAGCCAACAAAAATTTGACGGTTGGCTGGATTGTGCAGGTCGGCCTCTTTGTCGAGAAAAGTGGTGCGCAAGCGCAGGTTAACGCGTTGAAAGAAAAGGGGTTCAGCGCACACACGACCGTGGTCGATACCAATCGTGGGCCAAAAACAGGAACTCGCGTCTGGATTGGGCCATTTGAAAAGCGCACCGACGCCGAATCACATAATCAGCAGTTACGTGCAAAAATGGGGAAGGCCGGTTTTATTCGGGTGTATCCTTAA
- a CDS encoding CvpA family protein gives MGGFDWIIAVVFLISVLIGAMRGFAKEALSLAAWIVSIWLAFTFCSEAGEFVNQYVRIPNPTFRDWAGFAVIFLGGLIAFELASYLIIKLLIRGPVRGVDHVLGIGFGALRAAAIVVAFVIVGRGFALEDSGWWQNSRHIGYFEMMADSIEPLFPESWRVQTEEAVDQSKAVIDVAGNLTPKTETAQEFESDLDEATQE, from the coding sequence ATGGGTGGATTTGATTGGATTATTGCGGTGGTTTTTCTGATTTCCGTTTTAATCGGTGCAATGCGAGGATTCGCCAAGGAAGCATTGTCACTAGCTGCTTGGATCGTATCAATTTGGCTGGCCTTCACTTTTTGCTCTGAAGCCGGGGAGTTTGTAAACCAGTATGTTCGGATTCCAAACCCAACGTTCCGAGACTGGGCAGGCTTTGCTGTAATTTTTCTGGGCGGATTGATTGCCTTCGAATTGGCGAGTTATCTAATCATCAAACTATTGATTCGTGGTCCTGTTCGCGGGGTTGACCACGTGCTTGGAATTGGCTTTGGCGCCTTGCGTGCTGCTGCGATTGTTGTGGCTTTTGTCATCGTTGGTCGTGGCTTCGCATTAGAAGATTCTGGTTGGTGGCAAAACTCAAGGCACATCGGCTACTTTGAAATGATGGCGGATTCGATCGAGCCGTTATTTCCTGAGAGTTGGCGTGTTCAGACTGAGGAAGCAGTTGATCAGAGCAAGGCAGTGATTGATGTCGCTGGCAACTTGACTCCCAAGACTGAGACGGCCCAGGAATTTGAATCCGACCTTGATGAGGCAACTCAGGAATAA